DNA from Vicinamibacteria bacterium:
TGGGATCTTCGAGAGAGTGCGTCAGAAAGTCGGTCTTCCAGCTGTGCTCCTCCCGGTAGGTTCGAAGCGATATCTTGTTGAAGTAATCGAACGCCACGTCGATGAGCGCGAGAAAGGTCGCCAGCGCGAGCAGGAGCGCGACCGCCGTCAAGGCCAGTGTCGTCGAGATCATCGGCGCGCCCTGGTTCGGGTCAGGAGGAATTTACGCCTCATCCGGTATTCGAGCCGGCGCATCTCTCCGCTATCGGACTCGTGGTCGTAGCCCAGCAGGTGAAGGAATCCGTGCAGAGTCAGAACCTGGAGTTGAAGCGCCAGAGTCGTGCCGCGCCTCTTCGCCTGGCGCTCGGCGGTATCGACCGAGACGACGATGTCCCCGAGATAGGGTGGCGGTGACGGAAAGGACAGGACGTCGGTGGCCTCGTCGAAGCCGCGGAACCGCCGGTTGAGCTCCCGGATGCGCTCGTCGCCGACGAGCGCGAGGGTCGCGTCGGACTCGCAAGCGCCCAGCGACGACGCGACCTCGGCGAGGAATCCCGCCAATCGGCTTCGATCAATCGGATGACGCCTTTGCAGGTTCCGAACGACCAGCTCTGACTCTCTCCCGCTCGCCCTTGGTGGGCCCCGGTCAGGATCGTCGTTCATTTCTCATCGGCTGTTTTGAAGCACGACCGGCTCAACCTGTTTCTCGAAATCGAATCCGGGATAGCTCACGCGATGGTGGTGGATCCCCATCAGTACCCTGAGAAAGCTCTGCGCGATCTTCTCCAGATCACGCAACGTCAGGGCGCACTCGTTGAGTTGCCCGTCGAGGAAGACGTAATCGATGATCTGACGAATCAGTCCCTTGAGCCGCGCCGGGCTCGGATCATCGAGCGTTCGTGAGGCCGCCTCGACCGCGTCCGCCAGCATGATGATGCCCGCTTCCTTGGTCTGGGGCTTCGGGCCGGGGTAGCGGTACTCCTCCTCCGTCACCGCGCCGAGCGCCGGATCCTGATTTACCTTGGCTTTCTCGTAGAAGTAGGTAATGAGCTTCGTCCCGTGGTGCTGGGGGATGATGTCGATGATCTCCTGAGGAAGATTCATCTCCTTTGCCATCTCGATGCCCTCTTTCACATGGCTGCCGATGATGAGGGCGCTCATGCGGGGGGAAAGATTGTCGTGCTTGTTCGGGCCGATCTGATTTTCCACGAAGTAATTGATCTTCGTCAGCTTTCCGATGTCATGGTACATGGCGGCGGTTCTGCAGAAGACGGAGTTCGCACCAATCGACTCGGCAGCGGCTTCGGCGAGCGAACCGACGACCATGCTGTGATGGTACGTTCCCGGCGCTTCGAGCGCTAGCCGCCTCAACACCGGAACGTTCTGATTGGAGAGCTCGAGCAGACGAATATCGGTCGTGCGATGGAACAGGAGCTCGAATGCGGGCAACAAGAAGGATACGACGACGGAAACACTGGCACCGCCGACGAACGCGCAGAAGAGATCGAAACTGAAGGTGCTGGGGGGGAAATACCGTCCGGTGAGCAAATCGATTGCCAGAACGGTCACGAAGTTGACGCTTCCCACCAGAAGCCCGAGCTTGAAGAGCGCGGTGCGCCGCTTGTATTGGAACAATCCCAGGATCGCGGCGAGACAGGACACCAGCGAGAAAATCGCGATCTGCAGATTGCCCGTCATGATTCCCAGCGCGACGCCGAAGATCACCGAAGCCAGGAGCGCGGTGGGAGTGTGCTCGAGCAATAGGACGAGCACGGCGACCGCGGCGAAGGGCACGGCGTAGAAATACGAGCTCGCGTTGTTGAACGGCACCATGATCATTTGCTCGGCGAACAAGCGGGCGACGAAGAAAGTCACCCGGGCGAAAGCGAGATGGCCCACCACGACGAGGCCCACCATGGCGAAACTTTGACGCCGCCAGGCATCGCCGACGCGAACGGGCCGGAGAAGATACCACTGGACGAAGAGCAACACGCCGGCGAGAAGCGCCGCACCGATCAGCCCGGCAAGGCCCCAATGGCTGGTCTCCTTGGCGAGGAACTCGAGCTGACGCAAAACGTTCGGAGTGATCTCGTCACCGGCCCGAACGATGGTCTTGCCGCGCCTCACGTGGAAGTAGACCGGATCCACCTCCTCGCGCGCTTGCGCGCGAAGTCTCTCGGTCTCGGCATAGTCGAATCGGAGGGTTGGCTCGATCAGGCGAGAACCGAGCTCGCTCAGCGCTCGCCATTCGGCTTGGCGCAGATCCGAAAGGCTCGCCATCTGCACTTGGAGCAGCTCGTGCGCCTCTTCGGTGGT
Protein-coding regions in this window:
- the ybeY gene encoding rRNA maturation RNase YbeY, giving the protein MNDDPDRGPPRASGRESELVVRNLQRRHPIDRSRLAGFLAEVASSLGACESDATLALVGDERIRELNRRFRGFDEATDVLSFPSPPPYLGDIVVSVDTAERQAKRRGTTLALQLQVLTLHGFLHLLGYDHESDSGEMRRLEYRMRRKFLLTRTRARR
- a CDS encoding HDIG domain-containing protein; amino-acid sequence: MSVENGSKAKKEKRETSRRGRKGFRRRDFFDLAYSSPWPWVGLFLGATTALLTPGLIYRVQPSELGQIATVTVRAPHDFSYEDEVTTAARREEAAQAVLEVYHFNDAATTDARNRIASAFEAGRASVAALESLKGEELESALAELMGVLRERLGVTVGEKDLEFLLDKEFSIEVEQVLTRAVTNVLARDIVGNKERLLASGRPIRRRRDVAKTTQIRRDFSNVLTTEEAHELLQVQMASLSDLRQAEWRALSELGSRLIEPTLRFDYAETERLRAQAREEVDPVYFHVRRGKTIVRAGDEITPNVLRQLEFLAKETSHWGLAGLIGAALLAGVLLFVQWYLLRPVRVGDAWRRQSFAMVGLVVVGHLAFARVTFFVARLFAEQMIMVPFNNASSYFYAVPFAAVAVLVLLLEHTPTALLASVIFGVALGIMTGNLQIAIFSLVSCLAAILGLFQYKRRTALFKLGLLVGSVNFVTVLAIDLLTGRYFPPSTFSFDLFCAFVGGASVSVVVSFLLPAFELLFHRTTDIRLLELSNQNVPVLRRLALEAPGTYHHSMVVGSLAEAAAESIGANSVFCRTAAMYHDIGKLTKINYFVENQIGPNKHDNLSPRMSALIIGSHVKEGIEMAKEMNLPQEIIDIIPQHHGTKLITYFYEKAKVNQDPALGAVTEEEYRYPGPKPQTKEAGIIMLADAVEAASRTLDDPSPARLKGLIRQIIDYVFLDGQLNECALTLRDLEKIAQSFLRVLMGIHHHRVSYPGFDFEKQVEPVVLQNSR